One genomic window of Ruminococcus gauvreauii includes the following:
- a CDS encoding ABC transporter permease: MKRKHSETYAVLQKYILRNTKAKIGIGILIFFALVAIFAPVIAPYDPNSIEFIPWEAPSMKHLLGVNSYGQDIFSQVVYGTRITMMVGILAGLLTSLVGIFVGLLSGYKGGGVSEVLMRFVDVLLVIPTLALMIVIASLLDGMTVWSTIVVIGGLSWLWMARSIRSQTLSEAKRDYVDAAKSLGMGDFEIMIREILPNILPVVTANMVMVITTSMLTEASLSFLGIGAPDVISWGRMLSVAFDNAAMIYNAWWWMIPPGLCIGTLGYSFMLIGNSFLDIYAGDRGGSVKL; the protein is encoded by the coding sequence ATGAAAAGAAAACATTCGGAAACGTATGCTGTGCTGCAAAAGTATATTCTGAGAAATACCAAGGCAAAGATCGGCATCGGAATACTGATTTTCTTCGCTCTTGTAGCGATTTTTGCGCCGGTGATCGCACCTTATGATCCGAACTCCATCGAGTTCATACCGTGGGAGGCGCCGTCGATGAAGCACCTGCTGGGCGTAAACAGCTACGGGCAGGACATCTTTTCCCAGGTGGTATATGGTACCAGGATCACCATGATGGTAGGTATCCTGGCGGGACTTCTGACCAGTCTGGTCGGTATCTTTGTCGGACTGTTGTCCGGGTACAAGGGCGGCGGAGTCAGCGAAGTGCTGATGCGGTTTGTCGACGTGCTGCTGGTTATCCCGACTCTTGCATTGATGATTGTCATCGCTTCACTGCTTGACGGAATGACGGTGTGGAGTACGATCGTCGTGATCGGAGGGCTCAGCTGGCTGTGGATGGCCCGAAGCATCAGAAGCCAGACCCTCTCAGAGGCTAAAAGAGACTATGTGGATGCAGCGAAATCCCTGGGGATGGGAGATTTCGAGATTATGATACGGGAAATCCTGCCAAATATCCTGCCGGTAGTCACGGCAAATATGGTTATGGTTATCACAACGTCAATGCTGACGGAGGCCTCTTTGAGCTTCCTGGGAATCGGCGCACCGGATGTGATCAGCTGGGGGCGTATGCTGTCAGTGGCCTTTGACAATGCGGCAATGATCTATAACGCCTGGTGGTGGATGATACCGCCGGGACTCTGCATCGGCACTCTGGGATATAGCTTTATGCTGATCGGAAATTCATTCCTTGATATCTATGCCGGGGACAGAGGCGGTTCCGTAAAACTGTAA
- a CDS encoding L-cysteine desulfidase family protein, which translates to MKKSIYDGYIQVLNEELITALGCTEPIAIAYASATARKYLGCMPQRMIAHCSGNIIKNVKGVTVPNSGGQKGVEAAAILGALGGNAERQLEVLSTVTQADIDQSKVLAGEGLCEVELVEGVANLYIRLEAFCGDDTVVVEIVDKHTNIVRISKNGENLLDKEYLLDRGNADRKRDFMSVNGILDFAETVQTAEVRQLLDHQIACNMTIAREGMKNPYGANIGKNILNLYGSQNVEVRAKAYAAAGSDARMSGCDLAVVANSGSGNQGITASVPVYQYARELKVSDEKMYRALVISNLIAAHLKTGIGSLSAFCGAVSAATGSGAGITYLRGGSREQIMFTISNTLGIVSGIVCDGAKPSCAAKIAAALDAAILADKMAFNNDYFKGGEGILTDDIEGTIHNIGRLGREGMQNTDMEILNMMVGK; encoded by the coding sequence ATGAAAAAGAGCATTTATGACGGATATATCCAGGTATTAAATGAGGAGCTGATCACGGCGCTCGGCTGTACGGAACCGATTGCGATCGCCTATGCGAGTGCGACGGCACGAAAATATCTGGGATGTATGCCGCAGCGCATGATCGCTCACTGCAGCGGTAACATCATTAAAAACGTAAAAGGTGTGACGGTACCGAATTCCGGCGGACAGAAAGGCGTGGAGGCTGCAGCGATTCTCGGGGCGCTGGGAGGAAATGCCGAAAGACAGCTGGAGGTGCTGTCCACAGTCACGCAGGCAGATATTGACCAGTCAAAGGTTCTGGCAGGCGAGGGATTATGTGAGGTGGAACTGGTAGAAGGAGTCGCCAATCTTTATATTCGCCTGGAGGCTTTCTGCGGAGACGATACCGTGGTTGTTGAAATTGTGGATAAACACACGAATATTGTAAGAATTTCTAAAAACGGTGAAAATCTTCTGGATAAAGAATACTTACTGGACCGGGGAAATGCAGACCGCAAAAGAGATTTTATGAGTGTCAACGGTATCCTTGACTTTGCCGAAACGGTGCAGACCGCTGAGGTCAGGCAATTGCTGGATCATCAGATCGCTTGCAATATGACGATCGCCAGGGAGGGCATGAAGAACCCCTATGGGGCTAATATCGGCAAGAATATCCTGAACCTGTACGGCAGTCAAAATGTGGAGGTGAGGGCAAAGGCCTATGCGGCGGCAGGGTCAGATGCGCGTATGAGCGGATGCGACCTGGCTGTTGTGGCAAACTCCGGCAGCGGGAACCAGGGAATCACCGCCAGCGTACCGGTGTATCAGTATGCCAGGGAATTAAAGGTATCAGATGAAAAGATGTATCGCGCACTGGTGATCAGTAACCTGATTGCCGCCCATCTGAAGACGGGTATCGGTTCGCTCTCTGCATTCTGCGGTGCGGTGAGTGCAGCCACCGGAAGCGGGGCGGGCATCACCTATCTGCGGGGCGGCAGCCGGGAGCAGATCATGTTTACGATCAGCAATACCCTGGGAATTGTTTCCGGTATTGTGTGTGACGGCGCGAAACCATCCTGTGCGGCCAAGATTGCGGCGGCGCTTGATGCGGCGATACTTGCCGACAAAATGGCATTTAACAATGATTATTTCAAAGGAGGAGAAGGAATTCTCACAGACGATATCGAGGGCACCATCCACAACATTGGGCGGCTGGGCCGGGAAGGCATGCAGAATACGGATATGGAAATATTGAATATGATGGTGGGAAAATAA
- a CDS encoding ABC transporter ATP-binding protein, with protein MSNEHVLSVKNLSIEYKADRGQVHAVTDVSFHIRRGEFFGLAGESGCGKSTVAFSIMQLLKGAATIPQGEINFNGKNVLMFQPEELRLFRWEKTSMVLQSAMNNLNPVVTIKSQLADAILAHEKVTKPELEARLKELVAMVNINADRLNAYPHELSGGMRQRVVIAMALALRPDLIIFDEPTTALDVVVQYNIIRKITELKEKMGFSIMFITHDLPLMLEMCDRIGIMYAGRMMEVSPVENLLHHAAHPYTRGLLKAFPSLLGEKVRLTGIPGSVPDLITPPEGCLFYERCAEKCDKCRQEQPEFKEIGAHWFCACHNAEKEVSGKGAQKA; from the coding sequence ATGAGTAACGAACATGTACTTTCAGTCAAAAATCTGAGTATCGAATATAAGGCGGACAGGGGACAGGTCCACGCGGTGACTGACGTCAGCTTTCACATAAGAAGAGGTGAGTTTTTTGGACTGGCGGGGGAAAGCGGCTGCGGAAAATCCACGGTGGCATTCTCGATTATGCAGCTTTTAAAAGGCGCCGCGACGATTCCTCAGGGCGAGATTAATTTTAACGGAAAAAATGTGCTGATGTTCCAGCCGGAGGAGCTGCGGCTGTTTCGCTGGGAAAAGACATCGATGGTACTCCAGAGTGCGATGAACAACCTGAATCCGGTGGTAACCATAAAAAGCCAGCTCGCCGATGCAATCCTGGCTCACGAGAAAGTAACAAAACCAGAGCTGGAGGCGAGGCTGAAAGAGCTTGTGGCGATGGTAAACATCAACGCGGACCGGCTGAATGCATATCCTCACGAACTTTCCGGCGGGATGAGGCAAAGGGTCGTGATTGCGATGGCGCTGGCGCTGCGTCCGGACCTGATCATCTTTGATGAGCCGACGACTGCCCTTGACGTCGTAGTGCAGTACAATATTATCCGAAAGATCACAGAACTGAAAGAAAAGATGGGATTTTCCATTATGTTTATCACACATGACTTGCCTCTGATGCTGGAAATGTGCGACCGGATCGGTATCATGTATGCCGGCAGGATGATGGAGGTATCTCCGGTCGAAAACCTGCTGCACCATGCGGCACATCCCTACACAAGAGGGCTGCTGAAAGCATTCCCGTCACTGCTGGGTGAAAAAGTGCGGCTTACCGGGATTCCGGGCAGTGTTCCGGATCTGATTACACCGCCAGAAGGGTGTCTTTTTTATGAGCGGTGTGCCGAAAAGTGTGATAAGTGCCGGCAGGAACAGCCGGAATTTAAGGAAATCGGCGCGCACTGGTTTTGTGCCTGCCACAATGCCGAAAAAGAAGTCAGCGGGAAAGGGGCCCAAAAAGCATGA
- a CDS encoding sensor histidine kinase yields MKKKIRLRKRMTTVVIGSMIALLILQSIPILYYLDQNERKKQEYLDKLCQTQAASLDNLGESLESIGSYLSVFSAFNDLYSVGYNDRRSDAVVNAFNSIRLIELNYPIIKDVMVVERSGITSSFLYGESTSVEIIERIKDDLKIEDPTYIEKNFFYFDDMPCFAYTVPIAGIYATTKDYEKIATAVIFCDVNYVRNLMGIDDLKVSLFDQHGRLFTETVSTVKGAYESVAFSNVMGLEVRLYGNPTEGASETQFIIQFYLLSIAGLIITLLLTWRLLQQTVAKPISILVGETQNFPRDGLRKRLSYGEIDEINSIVFSFNSMLGQLETMTRNAFKTQEQLYENEIRTNEAELYALQSQINPHFLFNTLQCVRSIAIMKGVDEIADISLAMSELFRYSIGGGEFALLQEEINILNRYITIMKIRFMGRVEFRVDYDDRLLPCRCIKMLIQPLVENAVYHGVSQLEEGGVIAVRIREEQKVIYVSVSDNGLGMTEERQKEIETVLNQDFETSIATKKQGGYGVYNIHRRLKLKYGNEYGLVFKRENDLTIVTISFPMES; encoded by the coding sequence TTGAAGAAGAAGATCAGACTGCGCAAAAGAATGACAACGGTTGTCATCGGTTCGATGATCGCTTTGCTGATCCTTCAGTCTATTCCGATTTTGTATTATTTAGATCAAAATGAGAGGAAGAAACAGGAATATCTGGATAAGCTGTGCCAGACGCAGGCGGCGTCTCTGGATAATCTGGGAGAAAGTCTTGAGAGCATCGGCAGCTACCTGAGCGTATTCAGTGCATTTAATGATCTGTACAGCGTTGGCTATAATGACCGCAGAAGTGATGCGGTGGTCAATGCATTTAACTCAATACGTCTGATTGAATTGAACTATCCCATTATCAAGGATGTGATGGTTGTTGAACGTTCCGGGATCACTTCAAGTTTCCTGTACGGGGAAAGCACCAGTGTGGAAATTATCGAGCGGATAAAGGATGATTTAAAAATAGAGGATCCGACGTACATAGAAAAAAACTTTTTTTATTTTGATGATATGCCTTGCTTTGCCTACACGGTTCCCATCGCCGGAATCTATGCCACCACAAAGGATTATGAGAAGATCGCCACAGCAGTGATCTTCTGTGATGTGAATTATGTCCGCAATCTTATGGGAATCGATGACTTAAAGGTCAGTCTTTTCGATCAGCATGGTCGGCTGTTCACGGAAACCGTCAGTACGGTGAAGGGGGCGTATGAATCCGTCGCATTCTCTAATGTCATGGGACTTGAGGTCAGACTATACGGAAATCCAACCGAAGGCGCAAGCGAAACGCAGTTTATCATACAGTTTTACCTCTTGTCAATCGCAGGCCTGATCATCACGCTTCTTTTGACCTGGAGACTGCTGCAGCAGACGGTTGCCAAACCCATCTCCATACTGGTCGGCGAAACGCAGAATTTTCCGCGGGATGGTCTGAGAAAGCGTTTGAGTTATGGGGAAATCGATGAGATCAACAGTATCGTCTTCAGCTTTAACAGTATGCTGGGTCAGCTGGAGACGATGACCAGAAACGCTTTTAAAACACAGGAGCAGCTCTATGAAAATGAGATCCGCACGAACGAAGCGGAGCTGTATGCCCTTCAAAGCCAGATCAATCCTCACTTTTTATTTAATACGCTGCAGTGCGTCAGAAGTATTGCGATCATGAAGGGGGTCGATGAGATTGCCGATATCTCTCTGGCGATGTCGGAGTTGTTCCGCTATTCCATTGGCGGAGGGGAATTTGCACTGCTGCAGGAGGAGATCAATATTTTAAACCGCTATATTACCATCATGAAGATCCGATTTATGGGACGGGTGGAATTTCGGGTCGACTATGACGACAGGCTGCTGCCGTGCAGGTGTATCAAGATGCTGATTCAGCCGCTGGTGGAAAATGCGGTCTACCACGGAGTCTCGCAGCTGGAGGAAGGAGGCGTGATTGCTGTCCGGATTCGGGAGGAGCAGAAAGTCATATACGTATCGGTAAGTGATAACGGTCTGGGGATGACAGAAGAGAGGCAGAAGGAGATAGAAACGGTGCTTAACCAGGATTTTGAGACTTCGATAGCGACGAAAAAGCAGGGCGGATATGGCGTATATAATATTCACCGCCGTCTGAAACTGAAATACGGGAATGAGTACGGTCTTGTATTTAAACGGGAGAATGATCTGACGATCGTTACGATTTCTTTCCCGATGGAATCATAA
- a CDS encoding ABC transporter permease, protein MRNFTLKYLLKRILSAAFTLWVALTINFLLPRLMGGNPVELMASKSGVASAEYTALLTQQFGLDKGIFEQYWHYLTQLFRGNMGISFSTFPVPVNDIITRAIPWTLLIVVSSILISFALAWLLGVLSALKKGSAFDNVAVGLSFYIQSMPYFFIGMLILMGLGYYLDWFPLGHALPVGVAEGTKWYQMIGSIIYHAFLPVLSLVIVNLAGRMIMMRSNILQIFSEDYITLAQAKGLKKRTILTKYAFRNALLPSFTGLMLSLGAAVGGAITTEIVFSYPGIGLTIMNAIMSQDYPLIQGCFAIIAISIVVVNLAADLIYPFLDPRVALK, encoded by the coding sequence ATGCGAAATTTCACGTTGAAATATCTTTTAAAGCGTATTCTCAGTGCGGCGTTTACTCTGTGGGTTGCGCTGACGATCAATTTTTTGCTGCCGCGTTTAATGGGCGGAAATCCGGTAGAACTGATGGCAAGCAAAAGCGGCGTGGCATCTGCGGAGTATACAGCACTGCTGACACAGCAGTTCGGGCTGGATAAAGGAATCTTTGAGCAGTATTGGCATTATCTTACTCAGCTTTTCCGGGGGAATATGGGGATTTCTTTCAGTACGTTCCCCGTTCCTGTCAATGATATTATCACTCGGGCTATCCCGTGGACGCTGCTGATCGTTGTCTCTTCTATTTTGATCTCTTTTGCACTGGCATGGCTGTTAGGCGTTTTGTCAGCACTCAAAAAGGGAAGTGCCTTCGACAATGTGGCGGTCGGCCTTTCATTTTACATTCAGTCAATGCCGTATTTTTTCATCGGTATGCTGATACTGATGGGACTGGGATATTATCTGGACTGGTTCCCGCTGGGGCATGCGCTGCCGGTGGGCGTGGCGGAAGGAACGAAATGGTATCAGATGATCGGTTCGATTATCTATCATGCATTTTTACCGGTTCTCTCACTGGTAATCGTCAATCTGGCCGGCAGGATGATCATGATGCGGAGCAATATTCTGCAGATATTTTCTGAAGATTATATCACCCTTGCCCAGGCGAAGGGCTTAAAGAAACGGACAATTCTGACTAAATATGCTTTTCGCAATGCGCTGCTGCCTTCCTTTACCGGGCTGATGTTAAGCCTGGGAGCGGCCGTGGGCGGAGCGATCACGACAGAAATTGTTTTTTCGTATCCGGGAATCGGACTGACGATCATGAATGCGATTATGAGTCAGGATTATCCGCTGATCCAGGGCTGCTTTGCGATCATCGCGATCAGCATCGTGGTCGTCAATCTGGCTGCGGATCTGATCTATCCGTTCCTTGACCCACGGGTAGCACTGAAATAG
- a CDS encoding Gfo/Idh/MocA family protein, with protein MVNVLIIGCGGIAGFRHIPALRQNPDAVLSGFFDGTPGRAAQKAAEFGGKAFDTLDEALADPGIDAAVICTPTRSHCDLAVRALAAGKHVLCEKPMAVSADDARKMIAASEKANKKLMISHNQRRYHPHIKAKELLDRGEIGRLLTYRTFLGIQGPEYASVDGINNAYFSRAMSGRGVMSDVGSHRIDLMHYIVGSRYQRVLSYTPTLAKVKPDGTTIDVDDNSMSIVEMENGVVGLIVNSWTSMSGNDRMTQFFGTEGVITLYREDHPVVVEYKDGTTAYYDFPENPDQSVTLLTDIDELFIRCIEENTEPFVTGEDGLEVVLTLDAIEESNASGTWAKIRR; from the coding sequence ATGGTAAATGTTTTGATTATCGGATGCGGCGGCATCGCCGGGTTCCGTCACATACCGGCTCTGAGACAGAATCCCGACGCGGTGTTATCTGGATTTTTTGACGGGACGCCGGGGAGGGCGGCTCAGAAAGCAGCCGAGTTTGGCGGAAAGGCTTTCGACACTTTGGATGAGGCTCTCGCAGATCCTGGGATTGATGCAGCTGTTATCTGCACGCCCACACGTTCACACTGTGACCTGGCTGTCCGGGCACTTGCGGCGGGCAAACATGTCCTATGTGAAAAACCGATGGCAGTCAGTGCCGATGACGCGAGAAAGATGATTGCCGCATCTGAAAAAGCAAATAAAAAACTGATGATTTCCCACAACCAGCGCCGGTATCATCCGCATATAAAGGCAAAAGAGCTTCTCGACAGGGGAGAGATCGGACGGCTGCTGACTTACCGCACCTTCCTTGGCATACAGGGACCGGAGTATGCATCTGTGGACGGTATCAACAATGCGTATTTCAGCCGTGCAATGAGCGGACGCGGGGTTATGAGCGACGTCGGCTCACACAGAATTGATCTTATGCATTATATTGTGGGCTCGCGCTATCAACGGGTGCTGTCCTATACACCGACACTTGCAAAAGTGAAGCCTGACGGGACGACGATCGATGTGGATGACAATTCCATGTCGATTGTTGAGATGGAAAATGGTGTGGTCGGGCTGATTGTAAACAGCTGGACCAGTATGAGCGGAAATGACCGCATGACACAGTTCTTCGGAACAGAAGGTGTGATCACGCTGTACCGCGAAGACCATCCGGTGGTGGTTGAGTATAAGGATGGAACGACGGCGTATTATGATTTTCCGGAGAATCCGGATCAGAGCGTCACCCTGCTGACAGACATCGACGAGTTGTTTATTCGCTGTATCGAAGAAAATACGGAGCCGTTTGTGACGGGGGAAGACGGTCTGGAAGTGGTCCTGACTCTGGATGCGATCGAGGAGTCAAATGCGTCCGGAACGTGGGCAAAGATTCGGCGGTAA
- a CDS encoding ABC transporter substrate-binding protein encodes MKKFLSLLLVCAMGMSIMACGKSDQPTPNASPGTADQQETKEANPEAAGESGETADDTSGKSGGTLHLGETAMDTDLASKNPFLPQNTKKELLPLMYDRLLYFNPVSTELEPALASEYEWNEDFTELTFTMNTDAKWQDGTDFTAKDVVYTYTALKDYPTLDTYSLWEKLDSITEAEEKVTFKFKAPFTAFVRYAAEIFIVPEHIWSAAGAPDQNLNEQPVGTGPFIYKTYNTGTDIQFDANKDYWMGAPKVDNLIVHIYNSSPNLTLALLKGEIAATFNTIAMANVPEFLTKEGAEMQVYAGTSNYSVVVNHTNELLSDKNIRKALSMAINQDDLITRGEYNGVFPLSPGWLPDIFGEMVSENAKSSHVFDVEAATKILEDAGYTKGKDGIYEKDGQRLSFTYYNQSGAPAQQMEAGMIQQWLLNIGVEIVPKLATRAELIQILQTGEFDLLQFGIDFPPDPYALLNTSFNSAMTAPVGTATPGTNYFRYENPEVDELLAQVAEETDEEKAKELYIKIQDILAEDVVFLPMYNLGAHIPYYDGIQYEGWLTDRPIISAKSLINVSVK; translated from the coding sequence ATGAAAAAGTTTCTAAGCCTGCTTTTGGTATGTGCGATGGGAATGTCCATCATGGCATGTGGCAAAAGCGATCAGCCGACACCAAACGCGTCCCCGGGGACCGCGGACCAGCAGGAGACAAAAGAAGCCAATCCGGAAGCAGCCGGTGAATCAGGAGAAACAGCTGATGATACATCCGGCAAGAGCGGAGGCACACTGCACCTTGGCGAGACGGCGATGGACACAGACCTGGCTTCTAAGAATCCATTTTTACCGCAGAATACCAAAAAGGAACTGCTGCCGCTGATGTATGACAGACTGCTGTATTTTAACCCGGTATCGACAGAACTGGAACCGGCACTGGCGTCTGAATATGAGTGGAACGAAGACTTTACGGAACTGACCTTCACGATGAACACGGATGCCAAATGGCAGGACGGCACAGACTTTACAGCGAAAGACGTTGTGTATACCTACACGGCATTAAAAGATTATCCGACACTGGATACGTACAGTCTGTGGGAGAAGCTTGACAGTATCACGGAGGCTGAGGAGAAGGTAACCTTTAAGTTTAAAGCGCCGTTTACCGCATTTGTACGTTATGCAGCGGAGATCTTCATCGTTCCGGAGCATATCTGGTCGGCAGCAGGGGCTCCGGATCAGAACCTGAACGAACAGCCGGTCGGAACCGGTCCGTTTATCTACAAAACGTACAACACAGGAACCGATATCCAGTTTGATGCAAACAAAGATTACTGGATGGGCGCTCCGAAGGTGGACAACCTGATCGTACATATCTACAATTCGTCACCGAACCTGACGCTGGCACTGTTAAAAGGCGAGATTGCCGCGACATTCAACACGATCGCGATGGCAAATGTTCCTGAATTTTTGACAAAAGAAGGCGCCGAGATGCAGGTGTACGCCGGAACCAGCAACTACTCTGTCGTAGTGAACCATACGAATGAACTGTTATCAGATAAGAACATCAGAAAAGCACTTTCCATGGCGATCAACCAGGATGACCTGATCACCAGAGGAGAGTACAACGGTGTATTCCCGTTAAGCCCGGGATGGCTGCCGGATATCTTCGGTGAGATGGTGAGTGAAAATGCGAAGAGCTCTCACGTGTTTGACGTGGAAGCGGCTACGAAGATTTTAGAAGATGCCGGATATACAAAAGGCAAAGACGGAATTTATGAAAAAGACGGACAGCGTCTATCCTTTACTTACTACAATCAGTCCGGCGCCCCGGCACAGCAGATGGAAGCAGGAATGATCCAGCAGTGGCTCTTAAACATCGGTGTTGAGATCGTGCCGAAACTGGCGACCAGAGCAGAGCTGATCCAGATCCTGCAGACAGGAGAATTCGATCTGCTGCAGTTCGGCATCGACTTCCCGCCTGATCCATATGCGCTGCTGAATACTTCCTTTAACTCGGCGATGACAGCGCCGGTCGGAACTGCAACACCGGGAACCAACTACTTCCGCTATGAGAATCCTGAAGTAGATGAACTTCTTGCTCAGGTTGCAGAAGAGACAGATGAAGAAAAAGCAAAAGAACTCTATATCAAGATTCAGGACATCCTGGCTGAAGATGTGGTATTCCTGCCGATGTACAATCTTGGTGCACACATTCCATACTACGATGGAATCCAGTATGAAGGGTGGCTTACCGACAGACCGATCATAAGCGCAAAGAGCCTCATCAACGTATCAGTAAAATAA
- a CDS encoding Gfo/Idh/MocA family oxidoreductase has protein sequence MRELKIGVIGTGRIGAEHIRRIQRHLSGAGVAAVASSSPKRAEKAAELYGIPEVMTAEKLIRDPGIDAVLIAAPGSVHEQYLLACLECEKPVFCEKPLADTGESSRIILEAEADAGRRLIQLGFMRRFDRHHRELRELVCSGSMGHPLMVHAVHRNPRAGEDFDDRMEIMDAAIHEIDVVPWLLGGDPLAACRVLHGRTASCAEGKLYDPQLMILETVSGVLIDLEVFTHCDYGYDISCEVVCEQGTVSLPASVSNIVRQGSYRRVREYDFWKERYQAAFDMELQHFIDGARAGALEGPTAWDGYMAAAAGEACLLAQKSGKRQEICYMEQPALYQDAEGFGR, from the coding sequence ATGCGGGAATTAAAAATTGGCGTGATAGGAACAGGGAGAATCGGGGCAGAGCATATACGCCGGATACAGAGACATCTGTCCGGCGCAGGTGTTGCCGCGGTGGCTTCCTCGTCACCAAAGCGGGCGGAAAAAGCGGCTGAGTTATACGGCATCCCGGAGGTCATGACGGCGGAGAAACTGATCAGAGATCCCGGCATTGATGCCGTCCTGATCGCGGCGCCCGGCTCTGTGCATGAACAGTATCTGCTGGCCTGTCTGGAATGTGAAAAGCCGGTATTCTGTGAAAAACCGCTGGCTGATACGGGAGAGAGCAGCAGGATAATACTGGAGGCTGAAGCGGATGCGGGCAGACGGCTGATCCAGCTGGGGTTCATGCGGCGGTTTGACCGGCATCACAGGGAGCTGCGGGAACTGGTCTGTTCCGGGAGCATGGGACATCCGCTGATGGTACACGCGGTTCACCGGAATCCGCGGGCTGGCGAGGATTTTGACGACCGGATGGAGATCATGGATGCCGCGATTCATGAGATCGATGTGGTTCCGTGGCTGCTCGGAGGGGATCCCCTGGCTGCCTGCCGGGTGCTTCATGGAAGAACGGCTTCCTGTGCTGAAGGAAAACTGTACGATCCGCAGCTTATGATACTGGAGACAGTTTCCGGAGTGTTGATCGATCTGGAGGTTTTTACACACTGTGATTATGGGTATGATATAAGCTGTGAGGTGGTATGTGAACAGGGGACGGTTTCACTCCCGGCATCCGTCTCGAATATCGTCAGGCAGGGATCTTATCGGCGGGTACGGGAGTATGATTTCTGGAAAGAACGCTACCAGGCGGCATTTGACATGGAGCTGCAGCACTTTATCGACGGCGCTCGGGCGGGGGCCCTGGAGGGGCCGACAGCCTGGGACGGTTATATGGCGGCGGCAGCGGGTGAGGCATGCCTGCTGGCACAGAAGAGCGGTAAAAGACAGGAGATTTGTTATATGGAACAGCCGGCACTGTATCAGGACGCCGAAGGTTTTGGCAGATGA
- a CDS encoding helix-turn-helix transcriptional regulator: MRKRRMKNMLDYIHQNYSQPITIQDVSASANISKSECFRCFSELSKITPVEYINKFRLLQASQLLLTTDKSMVDICYTTGFNNTSYFSKKFKEQYGVTPKAYRSKHH; the protein is encoded by the coding sequence ATGAGAAAGCGGCGCATGAAAAACATGCTCGACTATATCCATCAGAATTATTCGCAGCCGATAACGATACAGGACGTATCTGCATCTGCAAATATCAGTAAGAGCGAATGTTTCCGCTGCTTTTCCGAACTGTCAAAGATAACTCCCGTGGAATACATCAACAAATTTCGCCTGCTGCAGGCATCCCAGCTGCTGCTCACCACCGATAAAAGCATGGTGGATATCTGTTATACCACCGGATTTAATAATACGAGTTATTTTTCAAAGAAATTTAAAGAACAGTATGGAGTGACACCGAAGGCGTACCGCTCCAAACACCATTAG
- a CDS encoding response regulator transcription factor, with protein MYKAIIVDDEPWTMIDISNNVGWGANGFTLAGSYQSPRAALADLEHVNPDLIITDIKMPGMDGFEFIKKCKASGSDAAFIILSGYSDFELAKKAIQASVLDYCVKPVNPEALEKTIQYAVEYLDKKRNRRAIVHLDLKEQESPYSFEKILNFIEKNIDKKLTLNEVAKEFSFNRNYICDLFNKNIGKTFVAYLTERRIERAKILLADTNYNLEEISAMAGFGDYFYFNKVFKKEMGITPSVYRRSRREGERF; from the coding sequence ATGTACAAAGCAATCATAGTTGATGATGAACCATGGACCATGATCGATATTTCAAATAATGTCGGCTGGGGCGCCAATGGTTTTACACTGGCGGGGAGTTACCAGTCTCCCAGAGCTGCCCTGGCGGATCTGGAACATGTGAATCCCGACCTTATTATAACAGACATCAAGATGCCCGGGATGGATGGTTTTGAGTTTATTAAAAAATGCAAGGCATCTGGCAGCGACGCCGCATTTATCATACTAAGTGGGTATTCGGACTTTGAGCTGGCGAAAAAGGCGATCCAGGCGTCGGTTTTAGATTATTGTGTAAAGCCTGTGAATCCGGAAGCGCTGGAGAAGACGATTCAGTATGCGGTCGAATATCTGGATAAGAAGAGAAACCGCCGTGCCATTGTACATCTGGACCTGAAAGAGCAGGAAAGCCCCTACAGTTTTGAAAAAATTTTGAACTTTATTGAAAAAAATATCGATAAAAAACTTACTCTTAATGAGGTCGCAAAAGAATTCTCCTTTAACCGCAACTACATCTGTGACCTGTTCAACAAAAATATCGGAAAAACCTTTGTCGCCTACCTGACGGAACGACGGATAGAAAGGGCAAAGATACTGCTTGCCGATACGAACTATAATCTGGAAGAAATCTCTGCGATGGCTGGATTTGGTGATTATTTTTACTTTAACAAGGTTTTTAAAAAGGAAATGGGAATAACCCCCAGTGTTTACCGGCGGTCCCGCAGGGAAGGAGAGCGGTTTTGA